In the Streptomyces fradiae ATCC 10745 = DSM 40063 genome, one interval contains:
- the kdpC gene encoding potassium-transporting ATPase subunit KdpC: MNNSVANTGRLVWAALRMLLVLTVVTGIVYPLVVTGIAQVLFNDKANGSIVKVEGEEVGSALIGQTWNLPRRNPDDATEAARPDPKWFQPRPSDSGYDPLSTGSSQLGASDPTLTRLVGDARKAVAAFNGVPESEVPEDAVTGSASAIDPHISPEYAEIQIKRVAEARGLSGQRVAKLVEDHTEGRTAGFLGEPHVNVLKLNLALEDLAAR; this comes from the coding sequence ATGAACAACTCCGTAGCGAACACGGGACGCCTGGTCTGGGCCGCGCTGCGCATGCTGCTCGTCCTCACGGTCGTGACCGGGATCGTCTATCCGCTCGTCGTCACCGGCATCGCCCAGGTCCTGTTCAACGACAAGGCCAACGGATCGATCGTGAAGGTGGAGGGCGAGGAGGTCGGCTCCGCGCTCATCGGCCAGACCTGGAACCTGCCGAGGAGGAACCCCGACGACGCGACCGAGGCCGCCCGGCCGGACCCGAAGTGGTTCCAGCCGCGCCCCTCCGACAGCGGGTACGACCCGCTGTCCACCGGCTCCAGCCAGCTCGGCGCGTCCGACCCGACACTGACCAGGCTGGTCGGCGACGCCAGGAAGGCCGTGGCCGCCTTCAACGGCGTGCCGGAGTCCGAGGTCCCCGAGGACGCGGTCACCGGCTCGGCCTCCGCGATCGACCCGCACATCTCCCCGGAGTACGCGGAGATCCAGATCAAGCGGGTGGCCGAGGCCCGCGGTCTGTCCGGGCAGCGGGTCGCGAAGCTGGTCGAGGACCACACCGAGGGCCGCACGGCCGGCTTCCTCGGCGAGCCGCACGTCAACGTCCTCAAGCTCAACCTCGCGCTGGAGGACCTGGCCGCCCGCTGA